The following are encoded together in the Zingiber officinale cultivar Zhangliang chromosome 8A, Zo_v1.1, whole genome shotgun sequence genome:
- the LOC122008674 gene encoding 3-oxoacyl-[acyl-carrier-protein] synthase 3 A, chloroplastic-like isoform X2 yields the protein MANALGLVSSSARSFRERKLEPWALRRFGSRRALLGCFRAAVDGNVLGAVALSSSQRQRVVGLGSKLVGSGSAVPKLTISNDDLAQIVETSDEWISVRTGIRNRRVLTGNETLGGLAAEAAKGALLMAEVEADAVDLVILCTSTPDDLFGGGSQIQRDLGCKNAWAFDITAACSGFIIGLITATRFIKGGGFQNILVIGADALSRNVDWTDRGTCILFGDAAGAVLVQACNSEEDGLLGFDVHSDGNGHRQLHALATYDHAAESNGTRLFPPKRSSYSCIQMNGQEVFRFAVRCVPQSIEAALEEAGIPSSSIDWLLLHQANQRIIDAVAGRLEIPHEKVISNLANYGNTSAASIPLALDEVVRAGKVQAGNTIATAGFGAGLTWGSAIIRWR from the exons ATGGCCAACGCCCTAGGGCTCGTCTCGTCGTCCGCGCGTTCCTTCAGGGAGAGAAAGCTGGAGCCTTGGGCGCTTCGGAGGTTTGGATCCAGGAGGGCGCTGCTCGGATGCTTCCGCGCTGCGGTGGATGGTAATGTCCTTGGCGCCGTCGCGTTGAGTTCGTCTCAGCGCCAAAG AGTTGTTGGCCTGGGGTCAAAACTTGTTGGATCAGGATCTGCTGTTCCAAAGCTCACCATTTCGAATGATGATCTTGCACAAATTGTTGAAACCTCAGATGAATGGATTTCTGTTCGGACAGGGATTCGGAATAGGAGAGTTCTTACAG GAAATGAAACGTTGGGTGGCTTAGCTGCAGAGGCAGCAAAAGGGGCTCTTCTAATGGCCGAAGTAGAAGCTGATGCAGTTGATCTAGTCATATTGTGCACATCAACGCCAGATGATTTGTTTGGAGGTGGCTCTCAG ATACAAAGGGACTTGGGATGCAAAAATGCTTGGGCTTTTGACATAACAGCTGCTTGTAGTGGATTTATCATTGGCCTAATTACTGCTACTCGCTTCATTAAAG GTGGTGGGTTTCAGAATATCCTGGTAATTGGTGCAGATGCTCTTTCACGTAATGTGGACTGGACAGACAGAGGCACATGCATCCTTTTTGGCGATGCAGCTGGTGCGGTGCTTGTCCAG GCATGCAACAGTGAAGAAGATGGCTTGCTTGGTTTCGATGTTCACAGCGACGGGAATGGCCACAG GCAATTACATGCTCTAGCAACGTATGATCATGCAGCGGAAAGTAATGGCACCCGTCTATTTCCTCCAAAGAGATCATCGTATTCTTGCATTCAAATGAATGGCCAGGAGGTCTTCCGCTTTGCAGTTCGATGCGTGCCACAATCTATTGAAGCTGCATTGGAGGAAGCTGGCATTCCAAGTTCTAGTATCGATTGGTTGCTGCTCCATCAG GCAAACCAACGGATCATAGATGCGGTTGCGGGCCGGTTAGAGATCCCTCACGAAAAGGTCATATCGAATTTGGCTAACTATGGAAACACAAGTGCAGCATCGATTCCTCTAGCACTGGATGAGGTCGTTCGGGCTGGAAAGGTTCAAGCTGGCAACACCATTGCGACTGCTGGGTTCGGAGCTGGACTCACTTGGGGTTCCGCAATCATTAGGTGGAGATGA
- the LOC122008673 gene encoding serine/threonine-protein kinase STY13-like, with product MEGSKFAGFMGGGGGGGGGGGNVNGNSYYDMGFYRKLDEGSNMSVDSIGSLQTSTGDGSIAMSVQNSSVGSNNSRTSILRHGLRLFPGANLSVGHSVRPGRVFHAINDDSLAQALMDPRYPTESLQNYDEWTIDLRKLNMGMAFAQGAFGKLYRGTYDGEDVAIKLLEKPENDPERAHLMEQQFGQEVMMLANLKHPNIVKFIGACRKPMVWCIVTEYAKGGSVRQFLMKRQNRSVPLKLAVKQALDIAKGMEYVHGLGFIHRDLKSDNLLIVSDKSIKIADFGVARIEVKTEGMTPETGTYRWMAPEMIQHRPYNQKVDVYSFGIVLWELITGVLPFQNMTAVQAAFAVVNRGVRPSVPPDCLPALSEIMTRCWDANPDVRPSFSEVVTMLESAQVEIVNTVRKARFRCCTQPMAID from the exons ATGGAAGGCTCTAAATTTGCTGGGTTTATGGGTGGCGGTGGCGGTGGCGGTGGTGGCGGTGGAAATGTTAATGGGAACAGCTACTATGACATGGGATTTTACCGGAAGCTCGATGAGGGTTCTAACATGTCTGTAGATAGCATTGGAAGCCTGCAGACAAGCACTGGTGATGGATCCATTGCGATGTCTGTTCAAAATAGCAGTGTTGGATCAAACAACTCAAGAACTAGCATACTGCGTCATGGACTCCGTCTGTTTCCCGGTGCCAACTTATCAGTGGGGCACAGTGTGCGGCCTGGTAGGGTGTTCCATGCCATAAATGACGATTCATTGGCTCAAGCTTTGATGGATCCACGTTATCCCACTGAATCTCTTCAGAACTATGATGAATGGACTATTGATCTCAGGAAGTTGAATATGGGGATGGCCTTCGCTCAGGGTGCATTTGGGAAGCTTTACAGAGGCACATATGATGGAGAAGATGTTGCTATTAAGTTATTGGAAAAACCAGAGAACGACCCTGAGAGGGCACATCTAATGGAGCAACAATTTGGCCAGGAGGTTATGATGCTTGCAAATCTCAAGCACCCAAATATTGTGAAGTTCATTGGAGCATGCAGGAAGCCGATGGTCTGGTGCATCGTGACCGAATATGCGAAGGGAGGATCTGTTAGACAGTTTCTCATGAAAAGGCAGAATAGGTCGGTGCCTCTGAAGCTGGCTGTCAAGCAAGCTTTAGATATTGCCAAGGGTATGGAATATGTGCACGGGCTGGGGTTCATACATAGGGATCtgaagtctgacaatctccttatAGTGTCAGACAAATCAATTAAGATTGCTGACTTTGGAGTTGCACGTATTGAGGTGAAGACTGAGGGGATGACTCCAGAAACTGGAACTTACCGTTGGATGGCACC AGAAATGATCCAGCACCGACCTTACAATCAGAAAGTTGATGTTTATAGTTTCGGCATTGTTCTCTGGGAGCTTATAACGGGTGTGCTTCCGTTTCAGAATATGACAGCCGTGCAGGCGGCTTTTGCTGTGGTGAACAGGGGAGTTCGGCCCAGCGTTCCACCAGATTGCCTCCCTGCACTCAGTGAAATCATGACCCGCTGCTGGGATGCCAACCCTGATGTGCGCCCTTCATTCTCTGAAGTCGTCACAATGCTCGAAAGCGCACAAGTGGAAATCGTGAACACTGTTCGTAAAGCACGCTTCAGATGCTGCACACAACCGATGGCCATCGACTGA
- the LOC122008674 gene encoding 3-oxoacyl-[acyl-carrier-protein] synthase 3 A, chloroplastic-like isoform X1, whose protein sequence is MANALGLVSSSARSFRERKLEPWALRRFGSRRALLGCFRAAVDGNVLGAVALSSSQRQRKKNCRVVGLGSKLVGSGSAVPKLTISNDDLAQIVETSDEWISVRTGIRNRRVLTGNETLGGLAAEAAKGALLMAEVEADAVDLVILCTSTPDDLFGGGSQIQRDLGCKNAWAFDITAACSGFIIGLITATRFIKGGGFQNILVIGADALSRNVDWTDRGTCILFGDAAGAVLVQACNSEEDGLLGFDVHSDGNGHRQLHALATYDHAAESNGTRLFPPKRSSYSCIQMNGQEVFRFAVRCVPQSIEAALEEAGIPSSSIDWLLLHQANQRIIDAVAGRLEIPHEKVISNLANYGNTSAASIPLALDEVVRAGKVQAGNTIATAGFGAGLTWGSAIIRWR, encoded by the exons ATGGCCAACGCCCTAGGGCTCGTCTCGTCGTCCGCGCGTTCCTTCAGGGAGAGAAAGCTGGAGCCTTGGGCGCTTCGGAGGTTTGGATCCAGGAGGGCGCTGCTCGGATGCTTCCGCGCTGCGGTGGATGGTAATGTCCTTGGCGCCGTCGCGTTGAGTTCGTCTCAGCGCCAAAG AAAGAAAAACTGCAGAGTTGTTGGCCTGGGGTCAAAACTTGTTGGATCAGGATCTGCTGTTCCAAAGCTCACCATTTCGAATGATGATCTTGCACAAATTGTTGAAACCTCAGATGAATGGATTTCTGTTCGGACAGGGATTCGGAATAGGAGAGTTCTTACAG GAAATGAAACGTTGGGTGGCTTAGCTGCAGAGGCAGCAAAAGGGGCTCTTCTAATGGCCGAAGTAGAAGCTGATGCAGTTGATCTAGTCATATTGTGCACATCAACGCCAGATGATTTGTTTGGAGGTGGCTCTCAG ATACAAAGGGACTTGGGATGCAAAAATGCTTGGGCTTTTGACATAACAGCTGCTTGTAGTGGATTTATCATTGGCCTAATTACTGCTACTCGCTTCATTAAAG GTGGTGGGTTTCAGAATATCCTGGTAATTGGTGCAGATGCTCTTTCACGTAATGTGGACTGGACAGACAGAGGCACATGCATCCTTTTTGGCGATGCAGCTGGTGCGGTGCTTGTCCAG GCATGCAACAGTGAAGAAGATGGCTTGCTTGGTTTCGATGTTCACAGCGACGGGAATGGCCACAG GCAATTACATGCTCTAGCAACGTATGATCATGCAGCGGAAAGTAATGGCACCCGTCTATTTCCTCCAAAGAGATCATCGTATTCTTGCATTCAAATGAATGGCCAGGAGGTCTTCCGCTTTGCAGTTCGATGCGTGCCACAATCTATTGAAGCTGCATTGGAGGAAGCTGGCATTCCAAGTTCTAGTATCGATTGGTTGCTGCTCCATCAG GCAAACCAACGGATCATAGATGCGGTTGCGGGCCGGTTAGAGATCCCTCACGAAAAGGTCATATCGAATTTGGCTAACTATGGAAACACAAGTGCAGCATCGATTCCTCTAGCACTGGATGAGGTCGTTCGGGCTGGAAAGGTTCAAGCTGGCAACACCATTGCGACTGCTGGGTTCGGAGCTGGACTCACTTGGGGTTCCGCAATCATTAGGTGGAGATGA
- the LOC122008671 gene encoding EVI5-like protein, which translates to MDSSGFTKAEQSNSVEAFAKNGPVEDHHDDREQRRIRKWRKMIGVGGSDWKHYVRKKSHVVRRRIRKGIPDCLRGLVWQLISGSRDLLLMNPGVYEQLVIYETSASELDIIRDISRTFPSHVFYQQRHGPGQRSLYNVLKAYSVYDRDVGYVQGMGFLAGLLLLYMSEEDAFWLLVALLKGAIHAPMEGLYQPGLPLVQEYLRRFEQLVKEYLPNLGEHFSQEMINPSMYASQWFITVYSYSFPFPLALRIWDVFLYEGVKVVFQIGLALLRFCHDDLIKLPFEKLLHALKNFPDEAMNPDTLLPLAFSIKVSKRLEELKGEHEKKNERSLLQLSMPISSSNLPIQKPSAVE; encoded by the exons ATGGACAGTTCTGGATTTACAAAGGCAGAGCAGAGCAATTCTGTGGAGGCGTTTGCTAAAAATGGACCAGTGGAAGACCATCACGATGACAG AGAACAGAGGAGGATACGAAAGTGGAGGAAAATGATTGGTGTCGGTGGTAGTGACTGGAAACATTATGTTAGAAAAAAATCTCATGTAGTTAGAAGGCGTATCAGAAAAGGAATCCCTGACTGTCTGAGAGGACTTGTATGGCAGTTGATATCTGGAAGTAGAGACCTCCTCCTCATGAATCCAGGAGTTTATGAG CAACTAGTAATATATGAGACATCAGCATCAGAATTGGACATTATCCGTGACATATCTCGTACATTTCCTTCGCATGTTTTCTACCAACAGAGACATGGGCCAGGCCAAAGATCACTGTACAATGTTCTGAAGGCTTACTCTGTATATGACAGGGATGttggatatgttcag GGTATGGGCTTCTTAGCGGGTCTGTTGCTTCTGTACATGAGTGAAGAGGATGCATTTTGGCTATTAGTTGCCTTGTTAAAAGGAGCAATTCATGCTCCGATGGAAGGTTTGTACCAG CCTGGTTTACCACTGGTTCAAGAATACCTGCGTCGGTTTGAGCAATTGGTGAAAGAATATTTACCAAATTTGGGAGAACATTTTTCTCAAGAGATGATTAATCCAAGCATGTATGCTAGTCAATGGTTCATAACTGTGTattcatactcattcccatttcCTCTCGCACTTCGCATCTGGGATGTCTTTCTGTATGAG GGTGTCAAAGTTGTTTTTCAAATCGGTTTGGCCTTATTAAGATTCTGCCACGATGACTTG ATAAAATTACCTTTTGAGAAACTTCTACATGCTCTGAAAAACTTCCCTGATGAAGCAATGAATCCAGATACACTATTACCACTTGCCTTCTCAATAAAG GTGTCAAAACGCTTAGAGGAGCTTAAGGGAGAGCAtgaaaagaaaaatgagagaTCTTTGCTACAATTGAGTATGCCAATTAGCAGCTCCAACCTACCAATCCAGAAACCATCTGCCGTCGAGTGA